A portion of the Acidihalobacter yilgarnensis genome contains these proteins:
- a CDS encoding phosphatidylserine decarboxylase yields the protein MAIPAHSHALPHMHIPALHFIIPHTVGLPAWWWTGTFMLVPWTCFTVFLLWFYRNARKEEELRIQKIEEVLS from the coding sequence ATGGCTATCCCAGCACATTCGCATGCATTACCGCATATGCATATTCCGGCATTGCATTTCATCATCCCTCACACCGTTGGTTTACCGGCGTGGTGGTGGACGGGAACATTCATGCTGGTCCCCTGGACGTGTTTTACCGTATTCCTGCTTTGGTTTTACCGGAATGCGCGTAAGGAAGAAGAACTGCGTATTCAGAAGATTGAAGAAGTATTGAGTTAA